CGGACAGAAAGGTAGAGGCGCACGCCTTGGCCACTTCCTCGCCCGCAATAGCCTGACTGATCAGATCAAGGTTCGTTCCACCGTAGGCTTCTTCATGGCCCATACCCAGGTATCCCAGGTCAGCCAGAATTTTTATGTTTTCTTTTATCAGCCTGTCCACTTCCGCATGGGAAGCCTGATCCAGTATCGGGGCGCGGGGTTCGATCTCCCTGGCGCAGAACTTTGCGAAGTTTTCTTTTATCGATACTTGTTCCGGTGCCATATCATAGTTCATTGCATCATACTCCTGTGCGTTTGAAATTAATCCATGTCTCTGGTTTCTTTTAGAAGAAGCTCAGGATACGGGAAATGATAAACCGCTGTACCTCGGAGGTGCCGCCGCCGATCTGAGCGATCTTGGCATCCCGGAGGAACCGCTCGACAGGGTACTCATGGATGAATCCGTACCCGCCGAAAATTTGTACGGCTTCATTCGCCGCCTTGATGCCCCAGTCACCTGTAATTGCTTTCGCAATGGATGTGTGCAAGTGGTTGAGGGGTTTGCCGGTATCCTTGTCATGGGCAACGCGGTACACGACCATCCGGGCCGCCTCTTTAATAATTTTCAGGTCCGCCAGCTTGTGCTGGATCGCCTGGAACTGGTTAATCGGCTTGTCAAACTGGACCCGCTCCTGGGAATATCTGGTGCATTCTTCGATGAAAAATTGTAATGCACCGATGAAGGGAGCCAGCAATGAACTCCGGTCCCAGGAGAGCGTTTCGTGGACATATTCCATCCCCCTGCCAATTTCACCGAGGATATTCTCCTCGGGGACCTCACAATTGTCGAGAAACACCTCCGAAGTCGTTGAGGCGCGTACACCCATCTTATGGAAGGGCTCACCCGTGGAGAATCCCTTGAAGTCTTTTTCGACGATAAAGGCGGTTATGCCTTTGTGCTTCAGCTTCCTGTCGATTGTGGCGTAGACCACGCAAACATCGCAGACCGGCGCATTGGTGATGAAGGTCTTCGACCCGTTGATGATCCATTTGTCACCGTTTTTAACAGCCGTAGCCGACATTGACGCAGCGTCCGATCCGGAGCCAGGCTCCGTGAGTCCCATGCAGCCGATCCATTCCCCGCTGGCAAGCTTCGGTATATATTTCTTCTTCTGAGCGTCAGTGCCGTTTTTGTAAATGGTGTCCGCGCATAGATATGTGTGTGCACCAAGGGCCAAGAGGTGCCCCTGATCCACACCGGCATGACCCAGGGCCTCGCCCGACAGACAGCAGGTGACGACATCAGCGCCCGAGCCGCCCAGTTCCTCCGGGAACGGCAGGCCCAGGAGGCCCATGGCGCCCAGTTTCCGCCACACCTCCATCGAAAACTCGGACTTGAGATCCGCCTCTTCGACGAGCGGCGCTATCTCCTTTTTCGCATAGCGATACACGCTGTCCCTGAACATCAATTGTTCTTCAGTAAATCCGAACTCCATCGGCGCCTCCTTCTATAATAGCTGTACAGTTGTTACTTTTTCCCCAGTCCCATAATAAGACGGGCCTCAGCCGGCGTTGCGATGAGTCGCCCCAGGTTGTCGGCTATACTTGCGGCCACTTCAACAAGCTCATAGCTTCCTTTTGCAAGTTCTCCGTTAGGCATGCGGATATTATCCTCCAGACCGACCCTCATGTGTCCACCCAGCAGGCAAGACTGCATAATGGCCGGGAACTCATCGGTGCCGACACCGCAAGTAGTGAAGTTCGCCCTCAACGGCAACGCATTCATGAGTGCAACAAAGGATTCAGCCCTGAAGGACTGCCCGCCGGCGACGCCCCAGACGAAGTTAAAATTCATTGGGTCCGTGAAAAAACCCTGCTTTGCGATCAGCATGGTGTTGTCAAAGCCGCCCATGTCGTAGACTTCGATTTCAGGCTTAACGCCGTTTTCCTCCATGGCCCTGCCGAAATCCTGCAGCATGGTGAAGGTGTTCTCGAATACGAAATCGATGAAGATCTTGCCGGTCTTTCGATCGACTATGCTGAAATTCATCGTATTGGTGTTCAGGGAAGCCATCTCAGGCTTGATCGCCACGATCTGGCTGATCCGCTGCTCGGCTGTCTTCCCCATACCAACGGCGGAACTCAGGTTCACGATAAGCTCCGGACACCGGTCCTTGATCGCATCATGCGTTGCCCTGATCCTGTCATGGTCATGGGTAGGCGTCCCATTGTCCATCCGGGCGTGTACATGCACCATCGCGGCCCCTGCCTTCCAGCACTTGTATGCCTCGTCGGCAAACTCCGCCGGCGTGTAAGGCACGTTCGGGTTCTGATTCTTCATGGTTGCAGCGCCGGTCAGCGCAGCGGTAATAATAACCGGTTTCGATATATCCGGTTTCCCCCATTTACGTTTCTCTTGAGTTTCCTTTTCATCCTTAGCAGTCCACTGTTTTCTGGGAGGCTGCGCCGGACGTTCAGAAACTTTCGGTTTTTTCTCTGCCGGTTTGAAGTGATCGATATCGAGGATCGTGTTTGTCGCCTGTGCGGCGAATACCGCCTCCACGTTCATCCCGATCTTCACGTCTTCAATGCTGCATTCTTCGAGAATATGCATGAAGGGAGTGTCGGCGCCGTCCAGCTTAATGAGCGCCATTACAAAAGGCGCCTTGCGCGGCAGGTGCTTGTCGTCATACCGCACCACGGTGAAACCAACTACCGTTCCCGTGTTTCCGAGCTCGATCCAGTTGTCCCGTATGTCGGTAAAATCCTTATTGCACACCTGCCGGGGCGGTATGAAAACCGTGTTACAGGTGGGGCACTTTACACCCATAATTTTTTTCTTGTCACGGAGAGTGGTGATGAATTTACTGCCCACACGTCCGGCGAAATATGAATAGGGGAGCGCGAGTTTTCCTTCAAAAATAAGGCAATCCTTGTTATCCTTCTGCTGACTCATCGTTTCTCTCCTTACTCGTCTATCTCAAAATAATTAATATCGTAAATACTGCCGACACGCTTCTCATTCCAGACGGGGCGCACCCTCGTACCGGACTTTTTGTTGCGGCCACCCTGTATTCTATCTATCTGGTCCCTCCTGATAAGGTGCATGAAGATGTCATTGCCCTTGCACCCATCCAGCAGAATAAAACCCATTCCATAGGGAGTCTCGCGGGTCTCTCCGGTGAGGGGATCCGGGCTCGCGTAGTAAACATATTCCATGTATCGAACCTGACCCTTTGGCCCCACTTCCACGAAATCATTCACGCGCACCCGGCATTCAGCACACATTTCCCGCGGCGGCAGCTGCATTCTG
The Spirochaetae bacterium HGW-Spirochaetae-1 DNA segment above includes these coding regions:
- a CDS encoding acyl-CoA dehydrogenase; its protein translation is MEFGFTEEQLMFRDSVYRYAKKEIAPLVEEADLKSEFSMEVWRKLGAMGLLGLPFPEELGGSGADVVTCCLSGEALGHAGVDQGHLLALGAHTYLCADTIYKNGTDAQKKKYIPKLASGEWIGCMGLTEPGSGSDAASMSATAVKNGDKWIINGSKTFITNAPVCDVCVVYATIDRKLKHKGITAFIVEKDFKGFSTGEPFHKMGVRASTTSEVFLDNCEVPEENILGEIGRGMEYVHETLSWDRSSLLAPFIGALQFFIEECTRYSQERVQFDKPINQFQAIQHKLADLKIIKEAARMVVYRVAHDKDTGKPLNHLHTSIAKAITGDWGIKAANEAVQIFGGYGFIHEYPVERFLRDAKIAQIGGGTSEVQRFIISRILSFF